A part of Thermocrinis albus DSM 14484 genomic DNA contains:
- a CDS encoding phosphoglucomutase/phosphomannomutase family protein produces MIKFGTDGWRGVIGDTFTFENVRRVALAHARVLADKGAKRVVVGYDRRFLSEAFATQVAGVFKEEGFEVFLSEKECTTPMVSFAVRYMGFDGGVMITASHNPPQYNGYKIKESSGGAATTEFIREVEEHLEKITNVKPPPTTGIERIDIEKTYINIVRQKVNMELLKEYPLLVVHDPMYGSSAGLLEKVLAGTEVSVVSIRHRHDPLFGGHAPEPVEKYLSPLMEKVRSIGAHLGVANDGDGDRLALVDEKGSFVNTQLVYVLLLLHLVKDKGMKDGVVVKTVSTTQLVDVVCAREGLKLIEVPVGFKHINEIMQREKVLMGGEESGGFGLTHFLPERDGIFSALNIVEMLLERGKSLSDLVQDVWREYGRTYYSRIDLHVDEKTKEKLKNLLQNPPEKVGRFSVSHVSTLDGLKLFFQGGGWLLMRASGTEPLIRVYGEMNTQEDLQQLLASATDMLGL; encoded by the coding sequence ATGATAAAGTTCGGTACAGATGGTTGGAGGGGAGTTATAGGGGATACCTTTACTTTTGAAAACGTACGCAGGGTAGCTTTAGCTCATGCGAGGGTTCTGGCAGATAAAGGTGCCAAAAGGGTAGTGGTGGGATACGACAGAAGATTCTTGAGTGAGGCTTTTGCTACTCAGGTAGCTGGTGTTTTCAAAGAAGAGGGGTTCGAGGTGTTCCTTTCGGAGAAGGAATGTACAACCCCTATGGTGTCCTTTGCAGTGCGATACATGGGCTTTGACGGAGGTGTTATGATAACGGCATCCCATAACCCTCCCCAGTACAACGGGTATAAGATAAAGGAATCTTCAGGTGGAGCAGCAACCACAGAGTTTATAAGAGAGGTAGAAGAGCACTTGGAGAAGATAACTAACGTGAAACCTCCACCCACTACCGGAATTGAGAGAATAGACATAGAGAAGACATACATAAACATTGTAAGACAGAAGGTGAACATGGAGCTTCTGAAAGAGTACCCTCTTTTGGTGGTGCATGATCCTATGTACGGTTCCTCTGCCGGTCTTCTGGAGAAGGTCCTCGCAGGTACGGAAGTATCAGTAGTGTCAATAAGGCACAGACACGATCCTCTTTTCGGTGGACATGCACCCGAGCCAGTAGAGAAGTACCTTTCTCCCCTCATGGAGAAGGTGAGAAGTATAGGAGCCCATCTGGGAGTGGCCAACGACGGAGACGGCGACAGGTTAGCTTTAGTGGACGAAAAGGGAAGTTTTGTAAACACTCAGCTGGTTTACGTGCTTCTACTTCTTCATCTGGTGAAGGATAAAGGTATGAAAGATGGTGTGGTGGTAAAAACGGTATCTACTACTCAGCTGGTGGATGTTGTGTGCGCGAGGGAGGGCTTGAAACTGATAGAGGTACCTGTAGGCTTCAAACACATTAACGAGATAATGCAGCGGGAAAAGGTGCTGATGGGTGGAGAAGAGAGTGGGGGTTTTGGTCTCACCCATTTCCTACCTGAAAGGGATGGTATATTCTCGGCCCTCAACATAGTAGAGATGCTTTTAGAGAGAGGTAAAAGCCTCTCAGATTTGGTGCAGGACGTATGGAGAGAATACGGGCGCACCTATTACAGCAGAATAGATCTCCACGTAGATGAGAAAACCAAGGAAAAGCTGAAAAACTTGCTGCAAAACCCACCTGAGAAGGTAGGGAGGTTTTCTGTTAGCCACGTGAGTACCTTGGACGGTCTTAAGCTCTTCTTCCAAGGAGGAGGATGGCTTTTGATGAGAGCATCCGGAACGGAGCCTCTCATAAGGGTTTACGGTGAGATGAACACACAGGAGGATCTCCAGCAACTTTTAGCCTCGGCTACAGATATGCTAGGTTTATAA
- a CDS encoding amino acid permease: protein MDLLRRKCYTVEEGKLVRKLGVVDLVALGIGGIIGAGIFVITGKVAHAYAGPGIVLAFLLCAVVVGISAFIYAELSTAYPISGSAYSYTYATVGEFVAWLVAWNLIVEYGVATAAVATGWSGYMRTLLKENLGLELPTFLSGPFNLEKGTFIDLLAFLALVAVFLLLTVGIKESATVNNIMVGIKLITLLVFVVFGLPHINFDNLNPFLPYGLTGVWHAASMIIFAYLGFDAVSTVAEEAKDPKRTLPAGLILSLAISTALYIVVSFTLVGMVNYKELNVPDALAYAMFRTGNHTLGSLIATGAIITITSVMIVMGLGFTRVVFALSRDGLLPLWLSEVHPRFRTPYRATLLGGLVISLLGGFLPLEDLAKLVNIGTLFAYFWVAVGLILLRWRGDAEPTFKLPAAWFFVPLNMALLLFVMAGLGKETWVRFLLWNLLGLVIYFFYGYRNSRYYERTPAEM from the coding sequence ATGGATCTTCTCAGAAGAAAGTGTTACACAGTAGAGGAGGGTAAGTTAGTAAGAAAACTGGGTGTCGTAGACCTGGTGGCTTTAGGTATAGGAGGTATCATAGGCGCTGGTATATTTGTCATAACAGGTAAAGTAGCTCACGCGTACGCAGGACCCGGTATAGTGTTGGCATTTTTGCTATGTGCTGTGGTAGTAGGTATAAGTGCCTTCATCTATGCTGAACTTAGTACCGCGTATCCTATATCAGGAAGCGCCTACAGCTACACTTACGCTACTGTAGGAGAGTTTGTAGCTTGGCTGGTGGCTTGGAACCTTATAGTGGAGTACGGAGTGGCCACCGCCGCCGTTGCCACAGGTTGGTCAGGTTACATGAGGACTTTACTGAAAGAGAATCTTGGTCTTGAGCTTCCCACCTTTCTGTCTGGTCCCTTCAATCTGGAAAAAGGAACCTTTATAGATCTTCTGGCCTTTCTTGCTCTCGTGGCTGTCTTCCTGTTACTCACCGTAGGCATAAAGGAGAGTGCTACTGTTAACAACATTATGGTGGGCATAAAACTGATCACTTTGTTGGTTTTTGTTGTCTTCGGTCTACCCCATATAAACTTTGATAACCTAAACCCCTTCCTCCCTTATGGTCTTACAGGTGTGTGGCATGCCGCTTCTATGATAATATTCGCTTACTTGGGTTTTGATGCAGTATCCACCGTGGCAGAAGAGGCGAAGGATCCCAAAAGAACGCTGCCTGCGGGCCTGATACTGTCTTTAGCTATAAGCACAGCCCTCTACATAGTTGTAAGCTTTACTCTGGTGGGGATGGTGAACTACAAAGAACTGAACGTGCCGGATGCCCTTGCTTACGCCATGTTTCGCACAGGGAACCACACACTGGGATCTTTGATAGCCACCGGAGCCATCATCACCATCACCAGCGTGATGATCGTGATGGGACTGGGGTTCACACGGGTTGTGTTTGCCCTCTCCAGAGATGGACTCTTACCCCTTTGGCTTTCTGAGGTGCACCCACGTTTCAGAACACCTTACCGTGCTACCCTTTTGGGGGGTCTCGTCATCTCTCTCTTGGGTGGCTTCCTCCCTCTGGAAGATCTAGCCAAGTTGGTCAACATAGGTACTCTCTTTGCCTACTTTTGGGTGGCGGTAGGTCTTATTCTCCTAAGATGGCGGGGTGACGCAGAGCCTACCTTTAAGTTGCCAGCTGCCTGGTTCTTCGTGCCTCTTAATATGGCCCTCTTGCTGTTTGTTATGGCAGGTCTCGGAAAGGAGACGTGGGTGAGGTTCCTTCTCTGGAATCTGCTGGGACTTGTCATCTACTTCTTTTACGGATATAGGAACAGCAGATATTACGAAAGAACACCTGCGGAGATGTAA